From a single Phaeodactylum tricornutum CCAP 1055/1 PHATR_bd_39x36 genomic scaffold, whole genome shotgun sequence genomic region:
- a CDS encoding predicted protein: MKYIPHPPIFVSQIRTTDVWFLLALGVTWELAVRLVLLTVKRKPAALSKKEQQLALLQLETNRKRKLGPSAFVETSKLERQVLVMEKEMEDIRERRKKQLDKLEKTLHRYGNISLAIVIFILYYGVPILTVEDMEVGLVTEASKSYLKAILFPVTSVGMGMRVSRWGLPKDISASSLGALVVVWSAQVTVGKLMDAVDAYLM; encoded by the coding sequence ATGAAGTACATTCCGCATCCCCCCATTTTCGTCTCCCAGATCCGCACTACGGACGTGTGGTTTCTCCTCGCCCTCGGAGTGACTTGGGAATTGGCGGTCCGTCTCGTACTCCTTACCGTCAAACGAAAGCCGGCGGCCCTCTCCAAAAAAGAACAGCAGTTGGCACTTTTGCAACTCGAGACGAATCGCAAACGAAAACTCGGCCCCTCCGCTTTTGTGGAAACCTCCAAACTCGAACGACAAGTACTCGttatggaaaaggaaatggaagacaTTCGTGAACGCCGCAAAAAGCAACTCGACAAGCTGGAGAAAACCTTGCATCGTTACGGCAATATAAGCTTGGCCATCGTCATTTTTATTCTGTATTACGGCGTTCCGATTCTGACCGTTGAAGATATGGAGGTCGGACTCGTCACGGAGGCTTCCAAGTCCTATCTCAAGGCTATTCTGTTCCCCGTCACATCGGTGGGTATGGGCATGCGAGTGTCGCGGTGGGGATTGCCGAAAGATATATCTGCCAGTAGTCTCGGAgctttggtggtggtgtggtcGGCGCAAGTCACCGTGGGCAAGCTCATGGATGCCGTGGATGCTTACCTCATGTAA